In Erigeron canadensis isolate Cc75 chromosome 1, C_canadensis_v1, whole genome shotgun sequence, a single window of DNA contains:
- the LOC122582695 gene encoding probable rRNA-processing protein EBP2 homolog — MAVKKPTQKLLETIPEDLDMNVSDSDPETESDPESESDSEGDEDVKLAEPSKTAIYSKEGILDKLADISWPEDVEWIHKLSLDIQQEETVDVNDDLARELAFYTQALEGTREAFVKFQGMGLPFLRPTDYYAEMVKTDTHMEKIKGRLLSEKKRIEEAEERRKMRDNKKKAKEVQAEKQKERVKQKKDEIESVKKWRKQRQQSGFPGGEKGSDMGLPFEVGKESDKAKHHKRVGVKPWDRSGGKGKPSGGKDRKGMGGKRKSREFRDSKYGFGGKKGLNKQNTAETTNDFKGFNKGDSFQNKKRKK, encoded by the coding sequence ATGGCTGTTAAAAAGCCTACACAGAAGTTGTTGGAGACAATACCTGAAGATCTTGATATGAATGTATCTGATTCCGACCCGGAAACAGAATCAGATCCTGAATCGGAATCTGACTCAGAAGGGGATGAAGATGTGAAATTAGCCGAACCTTCTAAAACTGCTATATACAGCAAGGAAGGTATACTTGATAAACTTGCAGACATTAGTTGGCCCGAGGATGTAGAATGGATTCATAAGCTTTCACTTGATATCCAACAAGAAGAAACGGTGGACGTTAATGATGATTTAGCCCGTGAGCTTGCTTTCTACACGCAAGCATTAGAGGGTACAAGGGAAGCCTTTGTTAAGTTTCAAGGTATGGGTCTTCCTTTTCTACGCCCAACTGATTATTATGCTGAAATGGTGAAAACCGACACTCACATGGAGAAGATCAAGGGTCGGCTGTTATCTGAAAAGAAGAGAATAGAGGAAGCGGAAGAGAGAAGAAAGATGAGAGACAACAAGAAGAAGGCTAAAGAAGTGCAAGCGGAGAAACAGAAAGAACGGGTCAAACAGAAGAAAGACGAGATTGAGTCAGTTAAGAAATGGAGAAAACAACGACAACAAAGTGGGTTTCCAGGAGGTGAGAAAGGTAGTGATATGGGTTTGCCATTTGAAGTTGGAAAAGAGTCAGATAAAGCTAAGCATCACAAACGTGTTGGGGTTAAACCTTGGGACCGGTCAGGTGGGAAAGGAAAGCCAAGCGGTGGAAAAGACCGAAAAGGAATGGGTGGTAAGAGGAAGAGCAGAGAGTTTAGGGATTCGAAGTATGGGTTTGGAGGAAAGAAAGGTCTGAATAAACAGAACACAGCTGAAACGACTAATGATTTCAAAGGCTTTAACAAAGGTGATTCCTTTcagaataagaaaagaaagaagtga